The genomic DNA atacaaaaaatatcaatgaaatttaatattgatgacTATATTTAATATCCTAGCTATACCCCAGGAAGTAAAATAACAGTTGAAGTGCGTATCACTGCCAATCACAAAGGTTACTTTTACTTCCAACTGTGCAATTTAGACAAATATGGAGGTCGTGAATCTGATCAGTGCTACAATGAACTCAGACTGAAGACAGCTAGCGGAGAAGATACGCACACGATAGGTCTGCATTTAGGAAATCACGACATTGATCTTCAGCTCCCAGCCGGTCTCACTTGCAAGCACTGTGTGCTCCAGTGGACTTACGTTGCAGgtatttttaagatattttcaactattttgatttatttatttattatattcttgCTATAACTAATTGCTATATTTGAATCAGCTAATATCTGGGGAACATGCCCTGATGGAACCACTCAATTGGGCTGTGGACCACAAGAAAACTACAGGACTTGCTCTGACATCACAATTCAATGAAATAACTTTAAttaatacctacataaataatacatgtataaaaaaattaaataatctcATTAAAcattatgaataatttattttctttcctTATTATCGTAATACCATTttcttatatacaaaataaatccctaaaaataatttataatacacccatatatactaaattgaaaaaaatgcatgccatatataatattccgtttgttacagacattactaacaaactaaccagtagattctatgacagaatcactaataaccatactaacacacttgtgaagagtcttggtgattacaataaaatgtctatactcttcaggtatatacacagattacctaaacacactttaggtcatcgactttatagAGACTTTaactaatattatgtattagatgtattatgagcatttataagaattgtcaataggtttttgagctctttttcctattatgctgtacattaacattagaataatataatactatgattactaaccaaataaaataaaattgtaaaatagaaaatgatcagtagatcagtagctattaaaatagatataagatgtattgtgaacataatttcgtaataataaaaagcatttaaaaatcaaaaaaattttcttATGATTAACAAAAGATTTTTGTTAATCAGAAGCGTTGACTTCAACACCCCACCCCCCACATATTACCTTTTAAACTacaaattttggtttcttctttGATATATCAACGCCGCCAAGAAGGGAGATTGGATTACATGTTGCTAGGAATATTTACTGATTAGTAAGATCGAATAATAAATGGCGACTTAGTCGATTATCTGGTTATATTGTCATGATAATGTAACCAGATAATcgacttatattaaaaatattataataaacgatattatattaaaaagttgaaCTTCCAGTGtataatttgtgattttttGGGTGACTTTTAAAGCATTTGAAGTTCCATGAATTTGTTAGATAGTCATTTTGTAAAAACATTATAGTATAACGTGAAAGAATGGAGACTTTTAAGTAACTTTATGGAGATCTATAGATTTGccaaatttgatttgttttatgGTATATCGCAAACTCCCAAGTGAGTGATACGATATGTTTAATATGTTTCCGTGATCGTAGCAAATCTGTTGATACGTTGCTTAAAATGAGATAACTCAGACAGCAAACTACACACAGGGGTGGCCAGGGTTTTTTTAGGGGAGGGGGCTGAAACACAAGCCCCCAAGCCAAGCGTTTTCTCGAGAgaataagtgaaagtaagaagaggttagtaaaaaattaaacttttttaaattttcaaacagTTTTTGAATCATATtgcgaattattaaaaaaaagctcacggtttttaaattttgtaagtgaattacataaaataaaaaattaattaacttttatttcatgcttttttttctaaatatgtactattttttaaatttagggtAGGGTTGACGCCCCCATagtcctcccccccccctgcaactacaaattatattatacaaacatagattcagcttgtaatattttaatatgtattaaatattaacattaatatttttattctctaaatgctataaaataaaaaataagttttcattgcgaacaaacaaacaaacaaatctTTAAACGATAATTTGAATTGCAAAGATTGAGTTTGGATTATTAATTGATtgtcacaaaataaataaaaacgacaTGTTGCTAAAACTTGTCCAATTTAATCAAATGGTAAAATTCGACTTTGTGAGGAAAAAACACTGCACTACATTCTgaatagcaattaaaaaaaagtttgtttgtatgtaatattacaataaataaatatttagactGTTATTAACCTTTAAATAGAGTTAaaatcatgtacatatacaatgtatataaaatttaatcaacacaaataatttaaaaataaaaaagggaaaCAATAAGCATATTGAttgttgttgattttatttattcaaatatttgatttttaaatctaTAAATCAGTAATTgccaactaaaaataaaaaataggtcATTTATGCAATGGTGATGTCAGAGCATGTTCGGTATCTTTCTCCAGTGTTACCTGAAAAAGGAAAATCTTTGAACAAAgtgttgaaattaaatttataggcAAAGAATAGAATGAAAATCTTACGTGCGAAGTAAGTCCACTGCAAGATACAATGGTTGCAAGTGAACCCAGCAGGAAGTCTTAGATTAAATTCGTGGTCTCCGAGGTAATCTGGGAAGGTATGTTGGGTCTCACCAGTAGTTGATGTCAGTAAAACATTATCGAAACAAGCATCTGATTCTCCACCATATCTATCCCTGTTACACACTTTGAATTCGAAATAGCCTCGGTGGTTAGCTGTAATTTTCACCACCACTTTAATTGTACTTCCTTGTTGGTACCTTTAaaccaaaaaacaaaaaaaaataaaccgatTCTTAATTAAAACTGAAACTAAACTTGCAAATAGTACTGACCTCTTAACGATGACACCTTGTCCATATCTGCCACCCAGTTCGTGTTGTCTTGGAGCCGGGGAAGCAAAGTTATCTCCACAAAATCCACATCTTCCACCATTTTGCGTCAGCGGCTACAACATCACATCAAATTGGAATATTATTTGCActtaattttatatgcataagACAAAATTGTTAAAGTTGAATTTACTCCAATGCCTCCGCAAAAGAGCTCGTTGTCGTTGTAATTAGCTGGTGCTGATGAGTCGACTCTCCATCTCGAAGCTCTGTTGATGGGATCCATCACCATGCCATGTCCTTGGACATAGAGGGGCACAGCGACCAAGAAGCAAATAACGACGAATTTCAAcatcttgaattatttgtaaACACCCGTAGAGTgacataaaatttacaattcgaattccttttatatataaatcacaCTATGATAACAATAGAATATTCTTATCATTATTAATTAGATTGTGATAATCATAGATTCTAAACAAATTATCACACAGCatctttctataaaaaaaatattaaaaataatcgtaGTAAATAGACAGTATTCATCGACATTTAATGATCTCTCGTTGAATTACCGGGCGTTCGGTTTAATGTTTGTGGAATTatacaaatttgatttttaaatgctttttattattactaaattatgttcacaatacatcttatatctattttatttaatagctactgatctactgatcattttctattttacaattttaaattaattttgttagtaatcatagtattatattattataatgttaatatgtacagcgtaataggaaaaagagcacaaaaacctatttacaatattcttataaatgctcataatacatctaatacataatattaattaaagactctctaaagtggatgacctaaagcagattgtgtttaggtaatctgtgtttatacctgaagagtaTAGACTAATTATACAAATAGCTTTGTGCTCCTTGATGAATATCtttcaatatcaaattataataattgtggTGCAGGaaagttgatatttaaaattttaaatgttaataaaacttattttaagttttttgaAATTTGGATTGGATTgtgaacattaaaaaaaaaaatacagatatttttAAGACTTGAAAAAACTATTGAATGAAAATAGTGCAAATACAGAACTGCAAATTTAAAGAATTTTACATTGCTACCCTGAATGTTGCCATGTGGTAATTTTTCCTATAGTACTCAACACATcccaaattaacaaaaaaatacgtgcaattcaacgattttatttataactagctgaaccccggcatgcgttgcaatgccataataacgcatgcaattcccgttcccgttctcgtttccgttcccgttcccatttgtcggaaaaacgcaggtagcgaactaTGTAAAGTTCTATGTAATATAGTTTATTCACTATGCAAATTTATAGGAttcaatttagaaccaccaaatttggcATTTTATCACATGCTGTCTTAAAAACTAcgcaaatcaaaaaaaaatctgaaaaattccattaatatatgtacaatatttttcatacttatcatatgtatatatgtatgtacatacatattatatatgtacatattttgtttgagTCCTTCTAAAAATTATGAACGATATACGTAATAgacattatattcaaatatttttttgtttatcatCAACTGAAACATAttgtggaaatttttttatgatacatATTTGAGTGCACTATTACTACATATTAATCAATCAtgaaatgacaaaaaaataaaagcatttaaacaaatattttaatcaaagtgTGCAATCATTTAATTCTATTGTTTTGATTCTATAATTCCATCGAGATAAAATATAAGCAATTAACAGTTTCCTAAAATATTatgagcatacatacatatgagtgtGCGTaggatcattttttttattatacaggtttttcaaaAGACAaatcatttgtacatatataggtttttcatttaaaattgacccctttagactgtcaatttgaaatgaaatcaatatgaaatgaaaaaggtttaatttgaaatagaaaagggtcaatttgaaatgaaaaagggtcaatttggaaggaaaaacctatataaaaatgatttgtcTTTCCGCTTTATAGTTTTCTTGATCGttcaaataaagttttattagaTTTTGAGAATACTTTTTTcgttaattatttcaatttagtttatttaaaaaataaaacatatccaGAATAATTTATTctttactataatatttttgagGTTAATCATATCTATCGTTTTCTTCCATAGTCCTCCCTTTTGGACATTTTGGTACTGTTACTTACTTTTGGACATTcttaaataatgtaatataatatttgtaataaaaatgaacggcTAAATAGACATTGGACAAACGATTTTAGAGAATTTGTAGAATACAAATGCTTGGAAAGAATTTGAAAGATGAATTATTAACATAACTGAGCgtctaatgtaaataaaatgtctgcattagtaataaattaaagatCTTCA from Arctopsyche grandis isolate Sample6627 chromosome 1, ASM5162203v2, whole genome shotgun sequence includes the following:
- the LOC143913299 gene encoding uncharacterized protein LOC143913299, whose product is MKFVLALCFLVAVPLYVQGHGMVMDPVNRASRWRVDPSAPANYEDNQMWCGGGTMGAGRQCGMCGDGYSNPTPRAHELGGRYGQGVIVKSYTPGSKITVEVRITANHKGYFYFQLCNLDKYGGRESDQCYNELRLKTASGEDTHTIGLHLGNHDIDLQLPAGLTCKHCVLQWTYVAANIWGTCPDGTTQLGCGPQENYRTCSDITIQ
- the LOC143913076 gene encoding uncharacterized protein LOC143913076, coding for MLKFVVICFLVAVPLYVQGHGMVMDPINRASRWRVDSSAPANYNDNELFCGGIGPLTQNGGRCGFCGDNFASPAPRQHELGGRYGQGVIVKRYQQGSTIKVVVKITANHRGYFEFKVCNRDRYGGESDACFDNVLLTSTTGETQHTFPDYLGDHEFNLRLPAGFTCNHCILQWTYFARNTGERYRTCSDITIA